The genomic region CACATTTTTTTATTCAACAAGTATCCttaaaaatttataaaattaaaCATAAATGTTCAAATCTTTTCTTTTTACTTCGTGTTTTTGATGACTGTAAAAATTTGACGAAGGAAATATATCAATATATCCTAATTCAAATAATACTGCCATGTTATCCCTTTGTATTTGTCTTATGCTAATATATAGTCTTTTTATATCACCAATTTTCTTGATATTCATTGCTATTAACTTTAAATCATCTTCTCTCAAAGTCAAGAGCACCTTCCCGTCAATTTCATGATCAAGGAACAAATCAATGAATTTTTCATGTCCGGTGTCGTCAAGCCACTTTGTTACATCGTTTTGTGTCCACTCAACTATACTTTTTTCAGACATTATTTATCTTACAGAGATATATTAAGCCTGTGCAAAGAAAAGAGAATATCGTAGATGCTTGGTTAATAATTTGTATTACAGTCATCGACAGGCATACAATTACATGTGATACATTAAAATGACACAAGATATgtcaataaaatataatatattgtaaaaatgtggatacatatttttaaaatatCTAACTGATAATAATGATGATAAAAGTAGTGACGCGAACGATGAAAACACATAGTTGCAATATAAGTATAATTACGACGTTAACTAAATCATTAAAATAATTGTTATCACGTTGTGAGAAAGATATTTTTATATAcatcttttatcagaaattttacTGTATTCTATCGCGAACAATTCATTGAATCATTGACTTATTCGAAGACATGTTCAACAACCTAACCGTGAAACATTATTTACTTACCTTAGAAATTTAATATACGAATTATCAAAGCTATGTATCACAATTTTTTCGTGCGTTTATTGTACATAATGAGTATATGTTGTAAGTATCATTGTTTTATTGTCAAACAAAACCATGCATTGGCAGTATTTGTAAATAAACCAATCCAGACAGAATCATCGATCAGAAAGTCGCGGGCATACTTATACGTACAATCATCACTTTTAGCTCTTCAATTCAAAACATGATCTATATAACACATTTGTACAAATTTCACAATTATTCGTCGCAATCACGCTTTCCGATCGTATCGATTGGTAACAAATATATGGTAAATAAACTCGAACGATAAGAAATTGCGCTTGTGTCTTCGATCAAGATACGAATTGAAATAAATCAACGtgatttcatgacaagatgactAAAGAAAGAAATTGGAACAACCTGCTTTTAATTCCATTTTACAGAGAAATGGGTGGAATGTATCCTATTTTTTCTCCGCTCGCTATATATTCATTATTAATTCTACATATCTGGTATGCAGTAACTTCTCATTCTTGTATATACAACATGTAATTTGTATTTgaacaattttttttactagggtATAAAGTACATTCGCGTATCTTCATATATAACACAGGGGCGAACTTAAGCGGTGAGCGAAAGGGTCCCAAGGTTATAAAATCCAAAATGTTCAAAAACCTTCGGTAAAATAATCGAACAAATCTAAAAACAGAGTGTTCAATTTATGGCCTTCAAGTTGTACATTTTTTTAGGGAGAGACTCTGAAATTTTTACCGTCTAGAAGCTCCCACTTGTCTCGATTCGCCCCTGATATATTATTTCTCTAGAGCGTTGGAGCCAATATAATATCTCCGTAATTTCTTTCAGATCTGGGATACCTGTATTGAAAAGAAATAAACGACAGATTGAAGGATACTCGTCGTGTTACTCGTGAGTGTACGTTTATAAAATTGATAGATTTATTTGTCGGTGGTATCGGTTCAAGATATGCACATTCGCGTGACGTTGGCATTAATGACGTCCACGGTTAGAGGGAAATGTAATTACAAAACAGCTGCATTATCATACCACGGTAAATCCTAAATTCATCGAGGGACAGTAAAGCAGTCTACAAGTTGGTAGTTAATAATGGTAGTCTATAACTTTACAGCGCGGTTAACAAACGATAGATCGTTTGTTAACAGGCTCGGTTATTGTGGTTCTTAACGTGTTTCTCATTTCTCTATCAGGTGTATAACAAGTAAACTGAACCGGTAACGCCAATTGCACGTTGGACTTAAATTAATATCGTTCAGTGCTGAGTTGGCAGTCTTGACGACGACAATTCTGTAACTGTACTCTGTATTGAATGATACCGTGAATTTAAAGTGCAGTTTAGTAATGAATGTACTTAAGCGATATACTTAAAGATTGTTACTTAATGAGCTATGAGTGGCCAAAAATTTCAATACGACGAAAGCGGTGGAACGTTTTTCTACTTTTTACTATCATTCTCGGCACTTCTTCAGATACCAGTGACATACTATTTTTGGCCACGTTGCCCGAAGCAAGGTTAGATCTAAATCAAATCTATTTAGTTTAAGATAGAAAAGAAATGATATTACGATTAGGCGACGTTTTTACGTGGCATTTTTCTTAATTTACATAGTCTCGCCACGTTTCGCGCTTACCGTGCATCACTGTCTATCCTACCTCGTAATGTTATGACGGAAGACTAACCATCATTTAATTGTGAATATCCCGTTACTAATTTTCTAATAACCTCAATGACGGAGCGTAGTATTTTGAATAGCAATATTCCAATAAAACGTTCAACACTTGCGACTACGCTGATATTTCATTTAATACTTATTTTAAGTTTAATCTTATTTAAAAATTCTTAATATTCAAGCGGAGAATTATATGTATAATTGTGTATATTTCGTAATTTATAACAGAAAAATAATACTATTATTCATTTGTATTATAGAGATAATTTACTTCTTATATTTTCTGTAGAAAATATTTTGTTTTCACctctaaaattatattttatttcgcTTCGCATGCATTCTATATGCAAGCGATATCTATATTAATGGcattcatattatatgaaattaTTATTCGCGTATAATTAGATCCCGATCAAGAGGCTAAAGAGTGTCAGTGCGATGGatgtaaaaagaagaaaattactCTACGACTTAACAAACCTTGGAAACAAACCAAAGCATTACTTGAGTGAGTAATATTTTACATTGTAAATATAAATTTCAGATTTCTAAAATATCACCCTTTCATTATAGCAaatttcttattattcttgGATGGGTAGTCCTTATCTTTTTGACATACAAAGTATCACAATTCGATTATGAAATGGCTAATTTTGATCCATTTGAAATACTTGGAGTTTCCTCTGTAAGTATTGTCGATATATGCAAATCTGTATATAGTTACTCATCTGTGAGCATACCAGTGTATAATTTTTATATCATTTATAGAGCTCATCTCAAAGTGATATTAAAAAAGCATACCGTAAATTGTCTTTAATTCTTCATCCTGATAAAGAAACTGGAAATGAGAAAGCTTTTATGAGGTTAACTAAAGGTatgaataaatgtaaatgtaataataatacaataataatagtaacaATAATgaaattctttttattttcatATTGATAATTAATAGCTTATCAGGCTTTAACGGATGAGGAAGCACGAAAAAATTGGGAAAAGTATGGAAATCCAGATGGTCCAGGAGCAATGAGTTTTAGGATCGCTTTACCTTCTTGGATAGTTGAGAAGGAAAATTCTGTTTGGGTTTTGGGATTTTATTCTCTGGTGTTTATGTTTGTTTTACCAACTGCTGTTGGAATGTGGTGGTATAAAAGCATTCGTTACACTGATGACCAGGTAAATACATGTTCAGTTTACAAAATGTTTGAGTAATTAAGTATTAACACGTGCAACATTTATTGCTGTTTCTTCTAAAATGGATTTTGATCTCTTAGTTATAAGTAAATGGGAATTGATATgtaaatgaataatatttttaggTATTGTTAGCAACAACTCAGTTGTATTATGTCTTTTTTATTGAATATCCTTCAATGTCATTAAAAAGAGTTATCATGATTCTTGCTGCTTCGTTTGAATTTCATAAAAAACGAAATGCAGAAATAGTTGAAAGGTATACAGATAGCGAAGAAGTTTATTCGGTAAGATATGTTTTACTTTATGTTAGTATTTTGTATCATCATAATTTTTGTATCATCCTTTAATTTCTTTTATATTAAGTTTAACATATATATAATTGTTTTCATATTAGCAATATAACGAATGTTATATAAACATTTTGTTATTTACattgaaatttattatttttttggATAAGATAATTAATTGTTTGAGTAATTCTGGATTTTGTATTTGTTCATTTTACTTTTCGATTTTCAGCTCATTAAACAGCTACCAGATCTAGGTGCAAAAAACAAGGCAACACCATTATCTGACTCATATTCAATTAAAGCTAGAGCTTTAATTCACGCACATTTATCTCGTATACCCTTAAATCCAGAAACATTAGACAAAGACAGACAATACATAGTGAAAAAATGTCCATACTTGATTCAAGAAATGGTAATTTGTGTTAATCGAGTGATTCTATTGGCTTATGCTAGAAGAGGTACTTATGTACGCTTTATGAATTACAATTTTCTCAATCTGTACAATTTTTTCAATACAGGTCATACTAAGAAGAGTTTATAATGGCAATCGCATTTTTATATGCATTTTTATGTAATTCAGTAAATATATCTTTTTTCAGTTCCACGTTTACCAACCATAAAAACTGTGGAAAATTGCATGAAGTTGTGTGCAATGATAGTTCAAGGTTTTTGGGAATATAAAAATCCTCTTTTACAATTGCCACATATAACAGAAGATAATCTAAAGTGTTTCTTGCGAAAGAAGGTATCGCTCATTTATTATCTTACTTAAAATACTTTTTACTTATTTTCTATTTTCTGTTTTATTAAATGCCATGATTCGAAACTTAATCAAATTTATATTGTTAGCATCTAATCAAAAGTCTTCAACAATTTGCACAATTAAAAGGAGAAGAGAGAAGACTGATCCTTAGGCACTTATCAGACAGTCAGTATGAAGATGTAATGAAAGTTCTTGGAAGTATGCCATACATAGATTTTAAAGTACGCTCTGAAGGTAAAAGTTATTTTCAACATTTCACATACTAATTTATGTATTTTACATGTATGTttaatcatttttaaaaataacaTACAATAATATTTCACGATTTTAGTAATTGATGATGAGAATCCAACCGTATACACTGCTGGTGCTATTGTGACTGTAACAGTGTCATTAACTCGCAAAGATATGAAGCATTTGTTTGGTGATGATACTGTTAAAGAGCAAACTATGATTGATGACAGCAAAATAGGCAACGAAGCTCCTGATGAAGTATCAGAGAAACAAAGTCAATCTGTAAAAAAGCCAGCATGGCTTAGGCAGAAGAAGGGTCAAAAGAAATCCCACAAAAAAGGTACTAGTAAAAAATCTGCTTCGGTGAAAAATGCTCAGACACAATCTCAATCTGGCAATAATACTCAACAAACGAATACTCCTAACGCAAAAAAGAAAGAGGATAAACCAGAAAAAGAGTCTTCCAAAGATAAGTTGTCCGATGTTAGTGACAGTGATGTTGATAGTGACAGAAGTAATGATGAGGACAGTCAGGAGAAGAAAGATGTATCTATCGACGACGATGATACAGAGTGGGAAAGGTGAAGTCTATCTTTTTCTAATTGAGATGATCGCGTTAAGCAGCCCATCATTTGTACatagaaaattaattttaaatacgTATTAATGTTTTTTTGAACAGGTTTCAGCAAAGAAtttcaaagagagaaaaagTTTTAGAAGGAAGGAGTAATATATCACACGAAGTGCATTGTCCACTTTTTCCAGATGTTAAACAAGAATATTGGTGGGTTTACATCTGTGATCGCAAGAGTCAAACTTTACTAACAACTCCTGTTTATATTACATCGTTAGCATCGTTTAAAGAAGTTCAGTTAAAATTTACTGCGCCTCGGTGGCCAGATGTTTATACATTTACTGTATGTTTACGTAGTGATTCTTATCTTGGCTTTGATCAAGCTCAAGATATTAAGGTATGTAATCGAAATTTCATTTAAACAGCTACAAATGAAAATTCCGCACAAGTATACATTGTTTCATTATTATTGGCTATTTATAACTGATTGCATCGATTGATTGGTATCGatatataaatatttgtttataGTTGGACGTGAAAGAAGCACCGGAAATACCTACGGAGCATCCTCAGTGGGATATTTCAGATGAGGAAACTGCAGAGGATGTAGATGCAGCTGATGAACATTCCGAGTACACAACTGATGAAGATATCAGTGACAATGAATAATATCTATTTCTCTCAAAAAGAATTCGATAGATATTGAAAAAGTTCGCATTTTTCCTCATTTTTTACTTGTCGAGTTAATGTACAATAAACTTTTATACGTGAAATTGCATAATTGTTGATGTACGTGGACAATCTAGAAAAATAGTATGGTGTGTAAGAGTTTTCAGTGAAGAGAAAGTAATAGTAAATGAAAATCATATTTATTTTAACATTGTTGTTTAATCCTCAGTTTAGGATGTATATACAGTTTTTTTGATAAAATACATTTTAAAATATCCAATTGCTACTTTTCTTCTCCTGTATTCTGATACATACGCATGCGATTCATGAAAATGAAGCAATAAATTCAATAACTCATGTGCAAGTGAAAGTGTGATTTAAAACATTTGTGTACTACTTATTCATTCAGCCATgtaattttttattaaattcaAAGTATAAGAAATGCTGATATACTTTTGTTGTAAAACAGCTAGTGTTCTGTTTCTGTGATGATAACAATGAATCTAATATTAAATATCCGTATTGTGAGTATAATTTAATCAAAAACTTACCATAATTGTAGCTATATACATAATAATCAATTCTGTTATAGACATTAACTATCTTTCTATACTTGTTCCTATATGTGGCATTAAAAACAGGTAAGAGTTTCATAACACTTAAAATATATATCTAACAATAAATtccttttatattatttaaaaaaatacatATTCTTTATATTTACTGAATTatcattatataattaatacaaTTTTACAATAGTACGTTcaaaacatataagtgaaaataagaaaaatatttaacATATAAAAACAATGATTTAaatcatatgtatatataattgtGAGTAAGTTTGACTACTGTTTTCAGGCCAGTTTCAGATGAGCAGTAAAATGCATTATTTAGGCCAGTAACGTCAAAATTACTCTATTCACAATGTTacaatatgtacatatataatatGTGATTACCATGCTTTATTCACAGCCAAGTTCAGACCATCCTATAACATAAAATTCACAAtttgtaaattatttaattaaaataatatatttttaataaataaaaatttctgTAAATCATTGAAAACTGGTGACTTTCTACAGATCATTCAAAATCATCAGATAATGTTGGATGGAAGATGAGACAAAGAAGTATAACAAGTGGCCCCACATACACGTATCTTAAAACTGATAAAGATGCTAATATTAAATGGGGTGTACGGCATTATATTCCAAGAGCATTATGAATGTTGAAGTTTGCATAAATAACGAAATGAGTATCTACAAAATACATTTTCACTAATGCAATACGTACATTTTTCATTGTATGCTTATAATTCCAGACGAAGCAATTCCATATATTTTTTTTGTGTTTTTATCAAAAGATCTAACCTGAAAAATAAAGGTATTTCATATTATCACATTAAATATATGATGtaattttaaaaaaataaaaactacAATTAAACATACGTGTTACGTATTACTAAATTATCGTATATCACATCATTGTCTGTATCCATAATTTCCTTATGCCTAATAATAGATGCATTTGAAAACTGATTACTAGTACTACATTCGTTATTTATTGACATTCTTGTATCATTATTTAATGAAGGTTTTACAGTTTTACATGCACCATTAGATGGATTGGAGTAATCTTTACTAGAAATACCAAGCATATCATTAGAGatatgtttaattatattttgaAGCTCTTCGTGGTATATTTTTGTCATAGCAATAACTGAATTAAGAATTGTTTCCAATGTTACAAGCCTTTTTTCCAAACTTGTTATTTgtctaaaaaaattaaatactatTATTCTGTATACTGTTGATTTTATTTGAATACAGGTAGAATGTGTCTCCATTTGTCATATACATACCTAATAATGTCAGAAATAGTTGCATTAAGACACTGTCTTTCTCGTGTTTTCAAGAActcaaaaaataattttaccatTCGTGTTGGTTGTGCATATTTATGAGAATGTTCATCTTTACATAATTCATAAACTTTTACTGCTTTATTATATCTAGATGCAAAATTCAAATATAATCACgtaaatatttttgtttaaaACAATTGTAAAAGTAAACAAAATAAAATTTACTCACACTTCGGATATATCTTGAATGCAATCAAGAGATTGAACAGCATCTTTTAATTTGTTACTTTCCTGCGTTAGTGAAtcaaattttaattttatttgattAGCAGCATCAACAAGTTTGGTAACttttttacaattattttctaAAGCTGTCACTCTCTCTTTATTTATAGACTTCTCTTTGTATTTAGCAAAAGCTGTAGATACTTCATTTGAAAGGACAGTAATATTAGTCAATGCTTTTGTCATATTTTCATTACATGTATTAACCCTTGCAATTGCTAAATCTCTGTTATTTTATATATGAATATATAGACAgattatttaatataaataaatgaaatttgtatATTTAATGATGTACGATTATATAAAATGTGTTTAAACAATGAATAAAACACTTACGTTTTTATAGTTATGGCAAAAATATACAACTGAAACAAAtatatttcttgtttcataaaaaatattgttactCTATAATAATCTTGTAATGTCTCCATATCCAATTGATTTCCTaacatttttatcattttttgtATTTCCATATGAATATCTGGTGAAGGTATATTTTCTGGATATAAAATTTGTAATAAAGATCTTTCGGTTttgaaaacaaataaaattcGATACTGTAAAAAAAGCtccaattttaattaaaataaaaatatcataaatattatcatatttatatatataaaagaacTTGTGCAAAAGTACAAATTAACCAAATagcattatattatacctttatTTGTGATAAAACCGGTATCCGATTTTCAATGAGAATATTACCAAAGTAATCTGTTAATCTTTGTTGATTTATTGGTATATTAGTATCTTCTGCGATCATACATTGTAAGTCTGTAATTCTAGTAGTATCTGTTATTTCATATGCATTAATCTTGTATGTTGACGTACAGAACACATGAACTATCTGAAAGTATATATTatgtataatttgtaatataACTAGTGCATAAAAAGTTTCATGTAAAATTACCTGATTTGATAAAATGGAATGCAACAATTTAAATACGACCAGTTTCGATGTTCCATTTTCATCATACTGTTTTCCTCTTTTCTTTGGATCCCATTGCAATACAATTCTAAACCATTCTGCTAGTTTATTTTGAAGATTTCTAATGAAAAATACAGGATTAAATAATAATATGGtctattacattttattttatcaACATGTTTTATAGCTATTACCTGGATAAGTTTGTTGGATTTCGAACATTTTGAGAGAAAACTATTTTTCCCTCTGATTTAAAGGCACAGATGTCATTATATTCTTTATTCCTAATATGTTGCATCCTATAAAATATATTAAGTAGCTAATATTGAtaattttattacatttttaatttttaataaccTAACACACCATGACATAGTATGTTGCATTTTTGGCAGAAATGGCCTTACACCAGTGACAATTTCATGAAAAAGAATTCCCAAACTCCAATAGTCTACAGAACAACTATATGTTTGTTTCCATAATAGTTCTGGAGCTACATAATTCAATGTACCTACTAATGATCCTGTTATACTATCTTCTCCAAGTTCTTTCGCAAATCCTAAATCTATTAATTTGTATAAAATCTAAAACATATTTTACACACATATATGTACAACATTACCATATTATTTTCtttaaatatattttcaataaaattatatttaaaacatagtaGTGCCTACACCATCATGTTTATCTTGCAAAACTATATTTTCAGGTTTTAAGTCTCTATGAGTTATGTTATTAGAATGTAAGTATTCTATTGCCGAAGAAATATCCTTCATCATGTCGATTGCTTCTTTTTCACTAACCCCACAACAATTTTCTACTTTATTTAGAACCTAAAATTTACAATATAGACAAATCTACAATACAGACAAATCATTTGATTGCATTAACTAGAAAAAATGGATATAGACTAAAATTTACCATCCTAAGATCACCTTTTCTACAAAATTCCATACATAATAAAGGTAAGTTAATTTGATCATCGGGATGTTTAAATGGTATCTCTAATCCTTTAACTATGTTTGGATGATTGAAACGTTTCATTATCTGTATTTCGTTAATCCATCTTTTTTGTTGTGCTTCTGTTAATTGTGTGATATCCTTTTTACATATTTTAATCGCTGTAGGTCATAAAGCATATTTTACATCGAAACAATTACAGAACACTTACTTCTTATTTTCATTCTAAGAAAAGTAACTTACCAAGCTTTTCACCACTCTTATGAACCCAAAGTTCGACGACACCAAATCCTCCAGAACCTAACACCTTATCAAGACTCCATTCTTGAATCAAATCTGGCTTAGCAGTCATATTACTAGCTTCAACCCTAAAAGTTTTTCTACTTACAAATAAAGAATAACTCGTAACAAGATTGCAAATCAAGATTAAACTGTATATGTACATTAATATTTACAATCTTATATTTGTTGTTACTCGTACTTTGTTACTGCATACCCAAGACTTATAAGAGATACAAACTAATGTTTTGCGCTATACAACACAAATGTATTTACATCTTTGTTTCTTTAGCAAATAAGTTGACGTGACATTAAGAGAAATATTGTTGTACTGCCCTCTATTAGCCGCTGCCAGAAATGTATGTAGGATTTCAGTACAAAGCAAAGGTACTTATTACCATACAATTTTTTAAACCGATATGAATACCTACTAGAGGTGGCATCTAAAATGGGCCATTGTGACGTCGGGCAAGCCGACGTTGGAGTTTGGATAAGGTAGAAACGAGATCTACGAATAGATGATAAGTTAGACTGCGATATGCGAACTAAATAACAAAGCATAACGTTACCAAATACTGCGACATCGACACTAAAACATAAATTATAGTAATACGAGCTGAATTCCGTGCGAAGTAGATAATCATTTTCCTCTACCAAAACACCATAGCTTTATCACGCTAAACTTCTAGTATAAAAACCGTCTACAGTACCAACAGTTAGATCGGTCTGTCCTTCTAAGTTTTTAAGATAATTACTTTTAGACTGTATTAGTTTCTTTATTATAatgataatgaaataaataaataaaagagaCAGCAAACCTATCGCAGACTTAATTGAATGATGAAAAAGGTATTCTGTCTGAGTCTCTATATTTTACAGAAAATCAAAGTAGATTTTTCTACATTGAAATGGTGTAGAAATTGGAGAGCGGCATTTTGTTGTATGAAAAACTTCACATTTTTCGTTTCAGATAAGTAAATCAAATTGCTCTTCGATACCGATTTATTCTGATACAAAGTATTTGTATAAGATGTCCCTCTACTCTCAGGTTTTTTTTCAAATGTGGTGTAATCTCTTGTCAACTCTACTATCGTTATATTATTCAATTATCAGTTAATCAAGCACatttgtcaacacttcaaatgcgattTATATTAAAGTGAAACTTGTATCGCACAGGTAAGGTCGTCATCTGCCCAAATTTACTACGCTTTCTTCTAACTTTGTAATAGATTTGGATAAACGTGTGTGTAACAATTTTTGGTACTATTTCGAATGCTATTTAATCCAATGAAAGGTGGCGCTCTAGAGTAATCCGGTTTTTGAAGAAATATGGCGGATGCCGAGGTAAGTCTGTCACGTGGAAGTTCAGAAACCATATTATTATCTTGTTACTAGCAATTATTCACAATTGATTTTGTTGTAGTTAACGAAAGCATTAAAAGATCTGCCGAATCGAATTCAAACCGCTAGTAAAAATGAGCGGCGACAGGTTCTGCAAAATGTCGTCAGTGTGTTGTCAAATCCTGGTAAGGAACGAAATTGTGTATGATCTTTTTACTAGATCTGATTGTTCCATATATCGATGGAATGGAAGACGATTATGTTTTACCGCTCATAAATAATACATCGAGATCAATCTATCCGGGAGAATAATCAATACACCGTTTAAATTAACTCGTAGTATATGTGCACATTTTTGTTGGATTATTGTATAATTTTTATACAATTTCCATATTTAACAGTTCATCTTAACGATTACTTTTTAATCAGTTACAAAGCTATAATTATTGTAATCACTGATTTTCATGTAATAACACATGTATATTAAACATTAACGTGTTGCCAtagattttatattttatatgttAAATGTTTGCTTGTAAAAGTTAATATTGATTTTAAGCACACAATTTATATGTGTTATATATTAC from Xylocopa sonorina isolate GNS202 chromosome 2, iyXylSono1_principal, whole genome shotgun sequence harbors:
- the Sec63 gene encoding translocation protein Sec63 — protein: MSGQKFQYDESGGTFFYFLLSFSALLQIPVTYYFWPRCPKQDPDQEAKECQCDGCKKKKITLRLNKPWKQTKALLDKFLIILGWVVLIFLTYKVSQFDYEMANFDPFEILGVSSSSSQSDIKKAYRKLSLILHPDKETGNEKAFMRLTKAYQALTDEEARKNWEKYGNPDGPGAMSFRIALPSWIVEKENSVWVLGFYSLVFMFVLPTAVGMWWYKSIRYTDDQVLLATTQLYYVFFIEYPSMSLKRVIMILAASFEFHKKRNAEIVERYTDSEEVYSLIKQLPDLGAKNKATPLSDSYSIKARALIHAHLSRIPLNPETLDKDRQYIVKKCPYLIQEMVICVNRVILLAYARRVPRLPTIKTVENCMKLCAMIVQGFWEYKNPLLQLPHITEDNLKCFLRKKHLIKSLQQFAQLKGEERRLILRHLSDSQYEDVMKVLGSMPYIDFKVRSEVIDDENPTVYTAGAIVTVTVSLTRKDMKHLFGDDTVKEQTMIDDSKIGNEAPDEVSEKQSQSVKKPAWLRQKKGQKKSHKKGTSKKSASVKNAQTQSQSGNNTQQTNTPNAKKKEDKPEKESSKDKLSDVSDSDVDSDRSNDEDSQEKKDVSIDDDDTEWERFQQRISKREKVLEGRSNISHEVHCPLFPDVKQEYWWVYICDRKSQTLLTTPVYITSLASFKEVQLKFTAPRWPDVYTFTVCLRSDSYLGFDQAQDIKLDVKEAPEIPTEHPQWDISDEETAEDVDAADEHSEYTTDEDISDNE